One genomic segment of Caldimonas brevitalea includes these proteins:
- a CDS encoding DUF6630 family protein, which yields MSYEEPQDQRAAVKRLLELINVASAEVAEEQFATFSEEMGADDEEVLDPADLLWTLKDVIDWESGYYVDWKDTQSFIACLDRLTQAAGLEIDWGIDDTEDEDFLDSTSVEDLMQLAHEQLQQAGFTLWNWNTEGDAYGGWITRREDDAEMLNLASTLGIEVRPADEPF from the coding sequence ATGAGCTACGAGGAGCCGCAAGACCAGCGCGCCGCCGTCAAGCGTCTGTTGGAGTTGATCAATGTCGCCAGTGCGGAAGTGGCCGAGGAGCAGTTCGCCACTTTCTCGGAAGAAATGGGCGCCGACGACGAAGAAGTCCTCGACCCCGCAGACTTGCTGTGGACCCTGAAGGACGTCATCGATTGGGAGTCGGGCTATTACGTCGACTGGAAAGACACCCAGTCTTTCATTGCCTGCCTCGACCGTCTCACCCAGGCCGCCGGGCTGGAGATCGACTGGGGCATCGACGACACCGAAGATGAAGACTTTCTCGACAGCACCAGCGTCGAAGACTTGATGCAGTTGGCCCACGAGCAGTTGCAGCAGGCCGGCTTCACGCTGTGGAACTGGAACACCGAGGGCGATGCCTACGGCGGCTGGATCACCCGGCGCGAGGACGACGCCGAGATGCTGAACCTGGCGTCGACCCTCGGCATCGAGGTGCGTCCGGCGGACGAGCCGTTCTGA
- a CDS encoding SDR family oxidoreductase: MSTCPITLITGASRGIGAACAVLCARRGHRVVVNYARDEAAAEDVARQVQQAGGSSLLLQADVSVESDVMRMFDSIDRQWGRLTGLVNNAGIVDVKARVDEMSLERVQRMFAINVFGSFLCAREAVKRMSRRHGGDGGAIVNISSVAARAGSAGQYVDYAASKGAIDTFTMGLAKEVAAEGIRVNAVRPGITDTDIHGSGGEPDRARLLASQIPLQRPGRPEEIAEAVVWLLSDAASYTTGAFLDVGGGR; encoded by the coding sequence ATGAGCACCTGCCCCATCACCCTCATCACCGGTGCCAGCCGCGGCATCGGAGCCGCCTGCGCCGTGTTGTGTGCCCGCCGCGGCCACCGTGTCGTCGTCAATTACGCCCGTGACGAGGCGGCCGCCGAGGACGTTGCGCGACAAGTGCAACAAGCCGGCGGGTCGTCGCTGTTGCTGCAAGCCGACGTGTCGGTCGAAAGCGACGTGATGAGGATGTTCGACAGCATCGACCGTCAGTGGGGCCGGCTGACCGGGCTGGTCAACAACGCCGGCATCGTCGACGTGAAGGCCCGCGTCGACGAGATGAGCCTCGAGCGGGTGCAGCGGATGTTCGCGATCAACGTGTTCGGCTCGTTCCTGTGCGCGCGCGAAGCGGTCAAGCGCATGAGCCGCCGCCATGGCGGCGACGGCGGGGCCATCGTCAATATCTCGTCGGTCGCGGCGCGTGCCGGCAGTGCCGGGCAATACGTCGACTACGCCGCGAGCAAAGGGGCGATCGACACTTTCACGATGGGACTGGCCAAGGAGGTGGCCGCCGAAGGCATCCGCGTCAATGCCGTGCGTCCCGGCATCACCGACACCGACATCCACGGCTCCGGCGGTGAACCGGACCGTGCGCGGCTGCTGGCCTCCCAGATCCCGCTGCAGCGGCCCGGCCGCCCGGAAGAGATCGCCGAGGCCGTCGTGTGGCTGCTGTCGGACGCGGCCAGCTACACCACCGGTGCCTTCCTCGATGTCGGCGGCGGGCGGTGA
- a CDS encoding MarC family protein produces MDLLKPLIALLAIVNPIGVVPFFIHFTRGFNAVQRRHTIRVASFSAFVVVAVSAVAGLRVIEFFGISIASFQVGGGLLLLISAMQMLQAHPAETSEDDVNEGATKADAGASIAVVPLTIPLLTGPATISTMVIYAQKTQHWWELGVLVGYGVVIGAAAFLALSASSRIAKLLGQTGINVMTRLMGLILAALAVEIMADGLGKLFPALGG; encoded by the coding sequence ATGGACTTGCTCAAGCCGTTGATCGCCTTGCTGGCCATCGTCAACCCGATCGGGGTGGTGCCGTTTTTCATCCACTTCACGCGCGGCTTCAACGCCGTACAGCGGCGCCACACGATCCGCGTCGCGTCGTTCAGTGCCTTCGTGGTGGTGGCGGTGAGTGCGGTGGCCGGCCTGCGGGTGATCGAGTTCTTCGGCATCTCGATCGCGTCGTTCCAGGTCGGCGGCGGCCTGCTGCTGCTGATCAGCGCGATGCAGATGCTGCAGGCACACCCTGCCGAGACCAGCGAGGACGATGTCAACGAGGGCGCGACCAAGGCCGACGCTGGCGCCAGCATCGCCGTCGTGCCCCTGACCATTCCGCTGCTCACCGGTCCTGCCACCATTTCGACGATGGTCATTTACGCGCAAAAGACGCAGCACTGGTGGGAGCTGGGGGTGTTGGTGGGCTACGGCGTCGTGATCGGCGCGGCGGCCTTTCTTGCGTTGTCGGCCTCCAGCCGCATCGCCAAGCTGCTGGGGCAGACCGGCATCAACGTGATGACCCGCTTGATGGGCTTGATCCTCGCGGCACTGGCGGTCGAGATCATGGCCGACGGGCTCGGCAAACTGTTTCCTGCATTGGGAGGATGA
- a CDS encoding NAD(P)H-dependent flavin oxidoreductase translates to MMKNPLIDRLGIRHPVMLAPMGGEAACAELVAAVSEAGGLGILGAAYMAPTRITEVIAQIRSLTSQPFGVNLFCPQRWQPEEALTQGYAQRLARFHAELGLPPAQVPERFEESFDAQFDAVMAARVPLFSYTFGDLGLERTRALQAQGAVVVGTATQVREAVQLQASGADAVVAQGAEAGAHRGSFLGERDEGLVGTIALVPQVVDAVQIPVIAAGGIADARGVRAAQVLGASAVAVGTAFLLADECPIAPAYRDALRSAHESDTVLTRAFSGRWARGIANRFTRDMAAAPLPPFPIPNALTRPLRQAAARSGQAQFMSLWAGQAVTLARPMPAAQLVAALAQGWQPDA, encoded by the coding sequence ATGATGAAGAACCCCTTGATCGACCGCCTCGGCATCCGCCATCCGGTGATGCTCGCGCCGATGGGTGGCGAAGCCGCCTGCGCCGAACTGGTGGCGGCCGTCAGCGAGGCTGGCGGTTTGGGCATCCTCGGCGCGGCCTACATGGCGCCGACGCGCATCACCGAGGTGATCGCGCAAATCCGTTCGCTGACTTCACAACCCTTCGGGGTCAACCTGTTCTGCCCGCAACGCTGGCAACCCGAGGAGGCCTTGACCCAAGGTTATGCACAACGCCTGGCGCGCTTCCATGCCGAGCTCGGGCTGCCCCCGGCCCAGGTGCCCGAACGCTTCGAGGAATCCTTCGACGCGCAATTCGACGCCGTGATGGCGGCCCGGGTGCCGCTGTTCAGCTACACCTTCGGTGACCTCGGCCTCGAACGCACCCGCGCCTTGCAGGCCCAGGGTGCGGTGGTGGTGGGCACCGCCACGCAGGTGCGCGAAGCGGTGCAACTGCAGGCCAGCGGTGCCGACGCGGTGGTGGCGCAAGGCGCCGAGGCCGGCGCGCACCGCGGCAGCTTTTTGGGCGAGCGCGACGAAGGGCTGGTCGGCACCATCGCTTTGGTGCCTCAGGTGGTCGATGCGGTCCAGATCCCGGTCATCGCAGCCGGTGGCATCGCTGACGCTCGTGGTGTACGCGCCGCTCAGGTGCTGGGCGCGAGCGCGGTGGCGGTGGGCACGGCCTTTCTGCTCGCCGACGAATGCCCGATCGCCCCGGCCTACCGGGACGCCTTGCGCTCGGCGCACGAGAGCGACACAGTGCTGACGCGGGCCTTCAGCGGCCGCTGGGCGCGCGGTATCGCCAACCGTTTCACGCGCGACATGGCGGCGGCGCCGCTGCCGCCCTTCCCCATCCCGAACGCCTTGACCCGGCCGCTGCGGCAAGCCGCCGCCCGCAGCGGGCAAGCCCAGTTCATGTCCTTGTGGGCCGGCCAGGCCGTCACGCTGGCGCGGCCGATGCCGGCGGCGCAGCTGGTCGCAGCCTTGGCCCAGGGGTGGCAGCCGGACGCCTGA
- a CDS encoding hemerythrin domain-containing protein — protein sequence MPRSPNALDVLRRDHKKVLTLFHRFEKTDDESEQRELCDEIVNELKTHAEIEEEVFYPYLREATAREDLFEEATLEHETTKDLLAKLQEEQPGTPRFHAMVKVLGEYVAHHVKEEESEIFPQVEKTGVDLEALGLELEDRRAGGPGVDGNAMSAEAGEEVETEAVSADAEGEDDSEAVEAASEDTGLDTTEEDEQYIAEHAGELSRSTERAKWIHSLEDQPDRDGQTLATRNPEVIRHWAQERRARPATTANGDPKRPRVLRFDFPDYDKGLQEISWDAWLRTFEERHLVFVFQERMKAGNQSNFFILDSPEREDG from the coding sequence ATGCCCCGATCCCCCAACGCGCTGGACGTTCTGCGTCGCGACCACAAGAAAGTCCTCACGCTGTTCCACCGTTTCGAAAAGACCGACGACGAGAGCGAGCAGCGGGAACTGTGCGATGAAATCGTCAACGAGTTGAAGACCCACGCCGAAATCGAGGAAGAGGTGTTCTACCCCTACCTGCGAGAGGCGACCGCACGCGAAGACTTGTTCGAAGAAGCCACGCTCGAACACGAGACCACGAAAGATCTACTGGCGAAGTTGCAGGAAGAACAACCGGGCACGCCGCGCTTCCATGCCATGGTGAAGGTGTTGGGCGAATATGTCGCGCACCACGTGAAGGAAGAAGAAAGCGAGATCTTTCCGCAGGTCGAGAAAACCGGCGTCGACCTTGAAGCGCTGGGGCTCGAACTGGAAGACCGCCGCGCAGGTGGCCCTGGTGTCGACGGGAACGCGATGAGCGCCGAGGCGGGTGAAGAGGTCGAGACCGAAGCCGTGTCGGCCGACGCCGAAGGCGAAGACGACAGCGAGGCGGTCGAAGCGGCGTCCGAAGACACCGGCCTCGACACCACCGAAGAAGACGAGCAGTACATCGCCGAACACGCCGGCGAGCTGTCGCGCAGCACCGAGCGGGCCAAATGGATCCACTCGCTGGAAGACCAGCCCGACCGTGACGGCCAGACGCTGGCCACCCGCAATCCCGAGGTGATCCGTCACTGGGCGCAAGAGCGGCGCGCCCGGCCCGCCACCACCGCCAACGGCGATCCGAAGCGCCCGCGTGTGCTGCGTTTCGATTTCCCCGATTACGACAAAGGCCTGCAGGAGATCTCGTGGGACGCCTGGCTGCGCACCTTCGAGGAGCGCCACCTGGTGTTCGTCTTCCAGGAGCGGATGAAGGCCGGCAACCAGAGCAACTTCTTCATCCTCGACAGCCCCGAGCGCGAGGACGGCTGA
- the eutC gene encoding ethanolamine ammonia-lyase subunit EutC produces the protein MKKSTSAPPADTPAVQADGWAAWRSLTPARIALGRVGASLPTDQLLAFGCAHAQARDAVHLPLDVAALTARLQALGLPVLTLHSAAPDRATYLLRPDLGRRLDAPSVALLEAQASPGCDLLLVVGDGLSSAAIERQAVPLIERVLARWPADWRLGPVVVATQARVALGDEIGQRLRADLVAVLIGERPGLSSPDSLGVYLTLAPRVGRTDAERNCLSNVRPEGLSHDEAARKLLWLAREARRLGATGVALKDASDLQLRDETVPIVAGRSLPSSGG, from the coding sequence ATGAAGAAGTCCACCTCGGCACCGCCCGCCGACACGCCCGCGGTGCAAGCGGACGGCTGGGCCGCGTGGCGCAGCCTGACACCCGCACGCATTGCGCTGGGGCGGGTCGGTGCGAGCCTGCCGACCGACCAACTGCTCGCCTTCGGCTGCGCCCACGCGCAGGCGCGCGATGCCGTGCATCTGCCGCTGGACGTGGCGGCGCTCACCGCCCGACTGCAGGCGTTGGGCTTGCCGGTGCTGACGCTGCACAGCGCCGCGCCCGACCGGGCCACCTATCTGCTGCGGCCCGACCTCGGGCGCCGGCTCGATGCGCCCAGCGTCGCGCTGCTGGAGGCCCAGGCGTCACCCGGCTGCGATCTGCTGCTGGTGGTGGGCGACGGGCTGTCGTCGGCGGCCATCGAGCGCCAGGCAGTGCCACTGATCGAGCGCGTGCTGGCCCGCTGGCCGGCCGACTGGCGCCTGGGCCCGGTGGTGGTCGCGACCCAGGCGCGGGTCGCGCTCGGCGACGAGATCGGCCAGCGGTTGCGCGCCGATCTGGTGGCGGTGCTGATCGGCGAACGCCCCGGCCTCAGCTCGCCCGACAGCCTGGGCGTCTACCTGACCCTGGCGCCGCGCGTCGGTCGCACCGACGCGGAGCGCAATTGTTTGTCGAATGTGCGGCCGGAAGGGCTGAGCCACGACGAGGCCGCCCGCAAACTGCTGTGGCTGGCCCGCGAGGCGCGGCGGCTGGGTGCCACCGGCGTGGCGCTGAAAGACGCGAGCGACCTCCAGCTGCGCGATGAGACGGTGCCCATCGTCGCTGGACGCTCGTTACCGTCGTCGGGCGGCTGA
- a CDS encoding ethanolamine ammonia-lyase subunit EutB, whose translation MAGYHHTVGLQRWQFADLKALLACATPLRSGDQLAGIAAQSAAERMAARLALADLPLQRFLEEAVVPYEDDEVTRLIVDTHDRRAFAPIAHLTVGGLRDWLLSDAAGPEVLQQVRLGITPEMAAAVSKLMRNQDLITVARKCHVVSRFRNTLGLPGHMAVRLQPNHPVDDPRGIAASMLDGLLYGAGDAVIGINPASDNVAALMDLMEVLNEVIQRFQVPTQACVLTHVTNTVQAIERGAPVDLVFQSIAGTEAANRSFGIDLALLREAREAALSLRRGSVGHNVMYFETGQGSALSANAHHGVDQQTCEARAYAVARAFDPLLINTVVGFIGPEYLYDGKQITRAGLEDHFCGKLLGLPIGCDVCYTNHAEADQDDMDNLLTLLGVAGVCFVMGVPGADDVMLNYQSTSFHDALYLRRVLGLKRAPEFEAWLQRMGITDEAGEVLPAPSNSPLLSNGPLGLAAGSLA comes from the coding sequence ATGGCGGGCTACCACCACACCGTCGGCTTGCAGCGCTGGCAGTTTGCCGACCTGAAGGCGCTGCTGGCCTGCGCCACGCCGCTGCGCTCGGGCGATCAACTGGCCGGCATCGCGGCGCAGAGCGCGGCCGAACGTATGGCGGCACGGCTGGCACTCGCCGACCTGCCCCTGCAGCGCTTTCTCGAAGAAGCGGTCGTGCCCTACGAAGACGACGAAGTGACACGCTTGATCGTCGACACGCACGACCGTCGCGCGTTCGCCCCGATCGCCCACCTGACCGTCGGCGGTTTGCGCGACTGGTTGTTGAGCGATGCGGCCGGCCCCGAGGTGTTGCAGCAGGTGCGCCTGGGCATCACGCCCGAGATGGCGGCGGCGGTGTCCAAGCTGATGCGCAACCAGGACTTGATCACGGTGGCGCGCAAATGCCACGTGGTGAGCCGCTTCCGCAACACGCTGGGCTTGCCCGGCCACATGGCGGTGCGGCTGCAACCCAACCACCCGGTCGACGACCCGCGCGGCATCGCGGCGTCGATGCTCGACGGCCTGCTCTATGGCGCCGGCGATGCGGTGATCGGCATCAACCCGGCGAGCGACAACGTGGCCGCCCTGATGGACCTGATGGAAGTGCTGAACGAGGTGATCCAGCGCTTCCAGGTGCCGACCCAGGCCTGTGTGCTGACCCACGTCACCAACACCGTGCAGGCGATTGAGCGAGGCGCGCCGGTGGACCTGGTGTTCCAGTCGATCGCCGGCACCGAGGCGGCCAACCGCAGCTTCGGCATCGACCTGGCATTGCTGCGCGAGGCACGCGAGGCCGCGCTGTCATTGCGGCGCGGCTCTGTCGGCCACAACGTGATGTATTTCGAGACCGGACAAGGCTCGGCCCTGTCGGCCAATGCCCACCATGGCGTCGACCAGCAGACCTGCGAGGCACGCGCTTATGCCGTCGCGCGCGCCTTTGACCCGTTGCTGATCAACACGGTGGTCGGCTTCATCGGGCCCGAGTACCTGTACGACGGCAAGCAGATCACGCGCGCCGGGCTCGAGGATCATTTCTGCGGCAAGCTGCTGGGCCTGCCGATTGGCTGCGACGTTTGCTATACCAATCACGCCGAGGCCGACCAGGACGACATGGACAACCTGCTGACCTTGCTCGGCGTCGCGGGGGTCTGCTTCGTGATGGGCGTACCCGGCGCCGACGATGTGATGCTCAACTACCAAAGCACCTCGTTTCACGACGCGCTGTACCTGCGCCGCGTACTGGGGCTCAAGCGCGCTCCCGAATTCGAGGCCTGGCTGCAGCGCATGGGCATCACGGACGAAGCGGGGGAGGTGTTGCCGGCGCCGTCGAACAGTCCGCTGCTGTCCAACGGGCCCTTGGGCCTTGCGGCGGGGTCGCTGGCATGA
- the eat gene encoding ethanolamine permease: protein MSQQHVRQPSASPQPGALRPTLNAWHLWGLAVGLVISGEYFGWSYGWASAGTLGFLITSALVATMYTTFIFSFTELTTAIPHAGGPFAYAARAFGPTGGFVAGYATLVEFVFAPPAIALAIGAYLQVQFPALDAKLLAVGAYAVFMTLNILGVRTAATFELFVTVLAIFELLVFMGVVAPGFSAARFAAHGWAGQHEFSAAAIPGMFAAIPFAIWFFLAIEGVAMAAEEARDPRRTLPIAYIAGIVTLLLLALGVMVFAGGVGDWRQLSNINDPLPQAMKAVVGASSGWLHMLVWIGLFGLVASFHGIILGYSRQIFALAREGYLPAGLATIHPRFGTPWVAVLAGGAVGIAAIFSDEWVTLGGQTLTANIVTMAVLGAIVMYIVSMASLFALRRREPQLPRPFPALGYPVVPAIALGLAVVCLLTMVYFNPLVSALFAALMAVAYGYFRLTAVQRAAVALARPGLAGPG from the coding sequence ATGAGTCAACAGCATGTTCGGCAGCCCAGCGCATCGCCCCAACCCGGGGCGCTGAGGCCCACCCTGAACGCCTGGCATCTGTGGGGCCTCGCGGTCGGACTGGTGATCTCAGGCGAGTACTTCGGGTGGAGTTACGGTTGGGCCAGCGCCGGCACGCTCGGCTTCCTGATCACGTCGGCGCTGGTGGCGACGATGTACACCACCTTCATCTTCAGCTTCACCGAGCTCACCACCGCGATCCCGCACGCCGGCGGGCCGTTCGCTTATGCGGCACGCGCCTTCGGGCCCACCGGCGGTTTCGTGGCCGGCTACGCGACGCTGGTCGAATTCGTGTTCGCGCCGCCGGCGATCGCGCTGGCCATCGGCGCCTACCTCCAGGTGCAGTTCCCGGCACTGGACGCCAAGCTGCTGGCAGTGGGGGCTTATGCGGTGTTCATGACGCTCAACATCCTCGGCGTGCGCACGGCGGCCACCTTCGAGCTGTTCGTCACGGTGCTGGCCATCTTCGAGCTGTTGGTGTTCATGGGGGTGGTGGCCCCCGGCTTCTCGGCCGCCCGTTTCGCGGCCCACGGCTGGGCCGGGCAGCATGAGTTTTCGGCCGCGGCCATCCCCGGCATGTTCGCGGCGATCCCGTTCGCGATCTGGTTCTTTCTGGCGATCGAAGGCGTGGCGATGGCGGCAGAGGAAGCGCGCGACCCGCGCCGCACGCTGCCGATCGCCTACATCGCCGGCATCGTCACGCTGCTGCTGCTGGCGCTGGGGGTCATGGTGTTCGCCGGCGGCGTGGGCGACTGGCGGCAGCTGTCCAACATCAACGATCCGCTGCCGCAGGCGATGAAGGCGGTGGTGGGCGCCTCGAGCGGTTGGCTGCACATGCTGGTATGGATCGGATTGTTCGGGCTGGTCGCGTCCTTCCACGGCATCATCCTCGGCTACTCGCGCCAAATCTTCGCGCTGGCCCGCGAAGGTTATCTGCCGGCCGGCCTGGCGACCATCCATCCCCGCTTCGGCACACCGTGGGTGGCGGTGCTGGCCGGTGGCGCGGTCGGCATTGCGGCGATCTTCAGCGACGAGTGGGTGACCCTCGGCGGACAAACGCTGACCGCCAACATCGTCACGATGGCCGTGCTCGGTGCGATCGTGATGTACATCGTCTCGATGGCCAGCCTGTTCGCGTTGCGACGCCGCGAGCCGCAGCTACCGCGGCCGTTCCCGGCACTGGGCTATCCGGTGGTGCCGGCGATCGCGCTCGGGCTCGCCGTCGTCTGCCTGCTCACGATGGTCTATTTCAATCCGCTGGTGTCGGCGTTGTTCGCCGCGCTGATGGCGGTGGCCTACGGCTACTTTCGCCTGACCGCCGTGCAGCGCGCGGCCGTCGCGCTGGCACGACCGGGGCTGGCAGGCCCTGGGTGA
- a CDS encoding NAD(P)/FAD-dependent oxidoreductase, giving the protein MSTPPPVPAPAPLRAASSLPPLVVVIGGGPAGLMAAEVIAQAGYRVDLYDTMPSVGRKFLLAGKGGLNLTHSEPAAPFLSRYGAREAQVQGWLEGFGPEALRAWVHGLGVDTFVGSSGRVFPAEMKAAPLLRRWLQRLRETGVSFHMRHRWRGWNARGELRFDTAAGERVVSADAVVLALGGASWPRLGSDAAWVPLLRERGVEVTPLRPSNCGFDVAGPDGSSLGWSAHFAGRHAGEPLKSVVLQHTSADGEVFRRRGEFVVTTTGIEGSLVYAVSARLRDDIDHQGEAQIELDLLPDWTAARVLAEVTRGRGSRSLSSHLQSRLNLKGVKVGLLREVLGAEAYADARRVAEAIKALPLRLVAPRPVEEAISSAGGVSFEALDATLMLRRLPGVFCAGEMLDWEAPTGGYLLTACFASGRVAGRGALSWLATGASAGTA; this is encoded by the coding sequence ATGTCCACGCCACCTCCCGTTCCCGCACCCGCACCGCTTCGGGCCGCCTCCTCGCTGCCCCCGCTTGTGGTGGTCATCGGCGGTGGTCCGGCCGGCCTGATGGCTGCCGAAGTGATCGCGCAAGCCGGCTACCGCGTCGACCTCTACGACACGATGCCTTCGGTCGGCCGCAAGTTCCTGCTGGCCGGCAAGGGCGGGCTGAACCTGACCCATTCCGAGCCGGCCGCGCCCTTCTTGTCGCGCTATGGTGCGCGCGAGGCGCAAGTGCAGGGCTGGCTCGAGGGCTTCGGCCCCGAGGCCTTGCGGGCCTGGGTGCATGGCCTGGGGGTCGACACCTTCGTAGGCAGCTCCGGGCGCGTCTTTCCGGCCGAGATGAAGGCCGCTCCGCTGCTGCGGCGCTGGCTGCAGCGGCTGCGCGAGACCGGCGTGAGCTTCCACATGCGGCACCGCTGGCGGGGCTGGAACGCGCGCGGTGAGTTGCGCTTCGACACGGCCGCCGGCGAGCGGGTGGTGTCGGCCGATGCCGTCGTGCTGGCCCTCGGCGGGGCCAGCTGGCCGAGGCTGGGTTCCGACGCGGCCTGGGTGCCGCTGCTGCGCGAGCGCGGGGTCGAGGTGACACCGCTGCGGCCCTCGAACTGCGGCTTCGATGTGGCTGGACCGGACGGCTCGAGCCTCGGTTGGAGTGCCCACTTTGCCGGCCGCCACGCCGGCGAGCCGCTGAAGTCGGTGGTGCTGCAGCACACGAGCGCCGACGGCGAGGTGTTCCGGCGCCGTGGTGAATTCGTCGTGACGACCACCGGCATCGAAGGCAGCCTGGTCTACGCCGTGTCGGCCCGCTTGCGGGACGACATCGACCATCAGGGCGAGGCCCAGATCGAACTTGACCTGTTGCCGGACTGGACCGCCGCACGGGTGCTGGCCGAGGTCACGCGCGGGCGCGGCTCGCGTTCGCTGTCCAGCCATTTGCAAAGCCGTCTTAACCTGAAGGGCGTGAAGGTCGGCCTGCTGCGTGAAGTGCTCGGGGCCGAGGCCTATGCCGATGCACGACGGGTGGCCGAGGCGATCAAGGCGCTGCCCTTGCGGCTGGTGGCGCCCCGTCCGGTCGAGGAAGCGATCAGCAGTGCGGGCGGCGTCAGCTTCGAGGCGCTCGACGCCACGCTGATGCTGCGCCGCCTCCCGGGCGTTTTTTGTGCCGGCGAGATGCTCGACTGGGAAGCGCCGACCGGGGGCTATCTGCTCACCGCCTGCTTCGCCAGCGGCAGGGTGGCCGGTCGTGGCGCATTGTCATGGCTGGCCACGGGTGCTTCCGCTGGTACCGCTTGA
- a CDS encoding TIGR04325 family methyltransferase: protein MDLSHAMQGAVNWLAAVPVVKQAGRRASRRRFERNRDANLFFGVFDSFEAAAASAPQSRPVGYDNSASADLYASNIFPSDYPAMFWLAKSFSEGLRSVFDLGGHVGIKYYAFRRTLSYPQALIWTVCDVPAVVARGRELALARAPEGALHFTDRYAEASGFDVLYASGSLQYLPLPLSQLLSDLPRLPRRLVINTTPIHATRSFFTLNSIGTAFCPYRVQAHDSFVDSLIALGYEKRGEWENTGKAMRIPFEPAYDVPHYSGFCFDLKA, encoded by the coding sequence ATGGATCTGAGCCACGCGATGCAGGGTGCGGTGAACTGGCTGGCGGCCGTGCCGGTCGTGAAGCAGGCGGGCCGACGCGCGTCACGCCGCCGCTTCGAGCGCAACCGCGACGCCAACCTTTTTTTCGGTGTGTTCGACAGCTTCGAGGCGGCCGCAGCGAGCGCGCCCCAGAGCCGCCCGGTCGGTTATGACAACAGCGCGTCCGCCGACCTGTACGCGAGCAACATCTTCCCGTCCGACTATCCGGCCATGTTCTGGCTGGCCAAGTCGTTTTCCGAAGGCCTGCGTTCGGTCTTCGACCTGGGCGGCCATGTCGGCATCAAGTACTACGCTTTCCGGCGCACGCTGTCGTATCCCCAGGCCCTCATCTGGACGGTCTGCGACGTGCCCGCGGTGGTGGCGCGCGGGCGCGAGCTGGCGCTGGCGCGCGCGCCCGAAGGCGCGCTGCATTTCACCGACCGCTACGCCGAGGCGAGCGGCTTCGATGTGCTGTATGCGTCGGGCAGCCTGCAATACCTGCCGCTGCCGCTGTCGCAGCTGCTGAGCGATCTGCCGCGTCTGCCGCGCCGGCTGGTGATCAACACCACCCCGATCCACGCCACCCGCAGCTTCTTCACGTTGAACAGCATCGGCACTGCGTTCTGCCCCTATCGGGTGCAGGCCCACGACAGCTTTGTCGACAGCCTGATCGCGCTGGGCTACGAAAAGCGCGGTGAATGGGAGAACACCGGCAAGGCCATGCGCATCCCGTTCGAGCCGGCCTACGACGTGCCGCACTACTCGGGCTTTTGTTTCGATCTGAAGGCGTGA
- the creB gene encoding two-component system response regulator CreB — protein MTHTPPRLLLLEDDPAIARTVAYALQREGHTVEHVLLVRDARARLAAGAADLAVLDVGLPDGSGLDLCRELRQQGSGLPIVLLTARGDETDRVLGLELGADDYVSKPFSPRELVARVRALLRRSKLTSAEPPAPPPSPLGLFEVDEAASRIRYCGQPLTLTRREMGLLRLLLRSPGRIYSREALLDAVWGSDADSTDRTVDTHIKTLRAKLREVRPDAEVITTHRGLGYSLDPK, from the coding sequence ATGACCCACACCCCGCCGCGCTTGTTGCTGCTCGAAGACGACCCCGCCATCGCGCGGACCGTGGCCTACGCCCTGCAGCGCGAAGGCCATACGGTCGAGCACGTGTTGTTGGTGCGCGATGCCCGCGCGCGGCTTGCGGCCGGGGCGGCCGACCTGGCGGTGCTCGACGTCGGGCTGCCCGACGGCAGCGGCCTCGACCTGTGCCGCGAGTTGCGCCAGCAGGGCTCCGGCCTGCCGATCGTGCTGCTGACCGCGCGCGGCGACGAGACCGACCGCGTGCTGGGCCTGGAGCTGGGCGCCGACGATTACGTCAGCAAGCCGTTCAGCCCGCGCGAACTGGTGGCCCGCGTGCGGGCCCTGTTGCGGCGCTCGAAACTCACGTCGGCCGAGCCGCCTGCGCCGCCGCCTTCGCCGCTGGGGCTGTTCGAGGTCGACGAGGCGGCGTCGCGCATCCGCTACTGCGGCCAGCCGCTGACGCTGACGCGCCGCGAGATGGGACTGCTGCGTTTGCTGCTGCGCTCACCCGGGCGCATCTACTCGCGTGAAGCCTTGCTCGACGCGGTGTGGGGCAGCGATGCGGACAGCACCGACCGCACCGTCGACACCCACATCAAGACGCTGCGCGCCAAGCTGCGCGAAGTGCGGCCCGACGCGGAGGTCATCACGACCCACCGCGGGCTCGGCTATTCGCTCGACCCCAAGTGA